The bacterium genome has a window encoding:
- a CDS encoding ATP-binding protein, whose product MLELSIHVLDIVQNSVAAGATRIEIHVTEDLERDLMTIEIIDNGKAMDSEMLGKVTDPFMTTKQDKEVGLGLALISQAAKETGGGLEVESVPGRGTTVTASFVLSSIDRMPLGDMKSTMLSLVFGAPGIDFTYVHKKGVQTCTFDTRDVRKMTGGQLLSDARTIRLIREILENQIDRIRAK is encoded by the coding sequence ATGCTTGAACTCTCGATTCATGTGCTTGACATTGTTCAGAACTCTGTGGCGGCTGGGGCAACACGGATCGAGATACACGTCACGGAGGACCTCGAGAGGGACCTGATGACTATCGAGATCATCGACAACGGCAAAGCAATGGACAGCGAGATGCTGGGCAAGGTTACTGACCCGTTTATGACGACGAAGCAGGACAAAGAGGTCGGTCTGGGACTTGCGCTTATCTCCCAGGCAGCCAAAGAGACAGGAGGGGGCCTTGAGGTAGAGTCGGTTCCCGGCAGGGGCACCACGGTAACGGCGAGCTTTGTCCTAAGCAGCATCGACAGAATGCCTCTGGGGGATATGAAATCAACGATGCTCTCGCTGGTCTTCGGCGCACCTGGGATAGACTTCACATACGTGCACAAAAAAGGAGTTCAGACATGCACGTTCGACACAAGGGATGTGAGAAAGATGACAGGAGGCCAGCTCTTGAGCGACGCCAGAACCATTCGATTGATTCGGGAAATCCTTGAGAATCAGATAGATAGAATACGTGCTAAATAG
- a CDS encoding Glu/Leu/Phe/Val dehydrogenase, translating to MAKAFLEITLQHLDDAAKKVDLDPNCYVLMRQPERELTVAVPVRRDDGHVEVFTGYRVQHSSSRGPCKGGVRYHPDVTLDEVKALAMLMTWKCAVVNIPYGGSKGAVRCDPTKMSLRELVRLTRRYTVMIMPIIGRQKDIPAPDVGTSEDTMGWMMDTVSMFQGQTVLDMVTGKPVSLGGSLGRRDATGRGVMISTLELLKRFKRSLSTTTVAVQGFGNVGSVAADLLAEKGCKVVAVSDVTGAYYNPKGLDIKEMIEHANKHTFKLIEGYKSEGTSSISNEELLNLDVDVLLPCALERQIVERNVADVKAKFIVEGANGPVSGDAEKILREKGTIVVPDILANSGGVIVSYFEWVQDIQVFFWDLDQINYHLKRLMVGAFNDVWELAQKEKVDMRMAAYMIAIKRVANAIHQRRIFP from the coding sequence ATGGCGAAGGCTTTTCTCGAAATAACGTTGCAGCATCTGGACGATGCCGCAAAGAAGGTCGATCTGGACCCAAACTGCTACGTGCTGATGAGACAGCCGGAGCGCGAGCTCACGGTTGCGGTACCGGTGAGGAGGGATGACGGGCACGTAGAGGTCTTCACCGGGTATCGAGTTCAACACTCCAGCTCAAGGGGCCCTTGTAAAGGTGGGGTCAGGTATCATCCTGATGTGACTCTGGACGAGGTCAAGGCGCTGGCCATGTTGATGACCTGGAAGTGCGCAGTCGTCAATATCCCTTACGGCGGGTCCAAGGGCGCTGTTCGATGTGACCCGACGAAGATGTCGCTAAGGGAGCTGGTTCGTCTGACGAGGCGCTACACGGTGATGATTATGCCAATCATCGGTCGGCAGAAGGACATTCCGGCGCCCGACGTCGGGACGAGCGAGGACACGATGGGGTGGATGATGGACACTGTCAGCATGTTCCAGGGCCAGACGGTTCTGGACATGGTTACCGGCAAACCCGTTAGCCTCGGCGGATCGCTTGGCAGGCGCGACGCCACTGGTCGAGGCGTCATGATCTCCACGCTGGAGCTTCTCAAGAGGTTCAAGCGAAGCCTCTCGACAACAACCGTGGCCGTGCAGGGGTTTGGGAATGTTGGCTCGGTGGCGGCAGACCTTCTGGCCGAGAAGGGATGCAAAGTTGTTGCTGTTAGCGACGTGACCGGAGCATATTACAATCCCAAGGGCCTAGACATAAAGGAGATGATCGAGCACGCCAACAAACACACATTCAAGCTCATCGAAGGGTACAAAAGCGAGGGGACAAGCAGTATTTCCAACGAGGAACTGCTCAATCTCGATGTCGATGTGCTTCTGCCCTGCGCCTTGGAGAGACAGATAGTCGAGAGGAACGTAGCGGACGTGAAGGCCAAGTTCATAGTTGAGGGCGCAAACGGCCCTGTTAGCGGGGATGCCGAAAAAATACTACGGGAGAAAGGGACCATTGTAGTTCCGGACATTCTTGCCAATAGCGGCGGCGTCATAGTCTCTTACTTCGAGTGGGTGCAGGATATTCAGGTCTTCTTCTGGGACCTAGACCAGATCAACTATCACCTCAAGCGACTGATGGTTGGGGCCTTCAACGACGTTTGGGAGCTTGCGCAGAAGGAGAAGGTGGATATGAGGATGGCCGCCTACATGATCGCCATCAAGAGAGTTGCTAACGCCATACACCAGAGGCGCATCTTCCCCTAG